CAGGTACAAGACTATCCACATACGACCTCATGGTTGCAGCCACATGGGCTGAAGACTTCGACCTGAACGAGAAGGTAGCCGGTGTGCTATCTGCGCTTGATTCAAAGGGTTACGGTAGTACGGAACGCTCTACAATCCTTAAGGCACTCTCCGCCGTACATTCTGGATCTATTCAAGATAAATCGCTTCGCGAACTTCGAAACCTTTCGACATCACAGATTGAAAGCTTGGCAGCGCGTACCGAATCCGCACTTAGGTCTGCAGTAGATGCACTTAGTACCCAGTTCCTAATTCACAGTTGGGATTTCTTGTCCTACGAAGCCGTATTGCTTGTAGCGACATACATTTTCAGAGATGCTAAGGAATTATCCGCGTTGCAGGCCAATCGCCTGAAGCAATGGTTCTGGCGGGCCTCGTTCGGAGAACGTTATAAAATCGGCGGAGAGAACTTTGTTTCGCGTGACCTAGAGGTTGTCAAGACGTACGTCCTCAATGGTGAAGGGGATGGTGAACAGTTTGGCCGTGTGCCGAATCCCAATGATTGGGGAAATACTCAGTTTAAAAGCAATGTGGCTAGGTCAAGGGCATACATCTTGGCTTTGGCATCTGCTCCCCCGCGTAACCTCACCAATGGTATGTCCATTGACGTTCAAAGTGCTCTTTCAGGATACAACAAGAAAGAGTACCACCATATCTACCCAAGAGCGTATCTGAAAGCCATCGGAGAAACGCTTGAGTCTAACGCCTTGGGAAACATCGTCATGCTCACCTCTACGTCCAATAAGACCATAAGTGATAGTCCCCCCTCGAAGTATGTTCCGACAATTGTCGCAGCGCTTGGCAAGGACGCTGACGAAGTTTTCACTTCAAACCTCCTACCGAAGCCCTCGTCTTTCAGTTACAAAAAGGCGAA
The sequence above is a segment of the Nitrospira sp. MA-1 genome. Coding sequences within it:
- a CDS encoding DUF262 domain-containing protein, producing MKSDISTKLATETAYFQQLIADIKKGEIKIPQFQRKFVWKDDQALDLLDSVANRYPIGSVLLWKTVEKLNAARDIGSFRLPTTDEITPTNYVLDGQQRLTVMYSCLGASEKEGGYTAAYDLTSEIFIEIKGPISRPDIFPLRKMFNTTSLLNYRTSLLNLPNAAILQERLDDIISAFTQYKLPVVTLKDLTIEEVCPIFERINSSGTRLSTYDLMVAATWAEDFDLNEKVAGVLSALDSKGYGSTERSTILKALSAVHSGSIQDKSLRELRNLSTSQIESLAARTESALRSAVDALSTQFLIHSWDFLSYEAVLLVATYIFRDAKELSALQANRLKQWFWRASFGERYKIGGENFVSRDLEVVKTYVLNGEGDGEQFGRVPNPNDWGNTQFKSNVARSRAYILALASAPPRNLTNGMSIDVQSALSGYNKKEYHHIYPRAYLKAIGETLESNALGNIVMLTSTSNKTISDSPPSKYVPTIVAALGKDADEVFTSNLLPKPSSFSYKKANYSDFLAARGKIISDYVAGLISG